A single region of the Trichoplusia ni isolate ovarian cell line Hi5 unplaced genomic scaffold, tn1 tig00002012, whole genome shotgun sequence genome encodes:
- the LOC113507422 gene encoding uncharacterized protein LOC113507422, with protein MSFLYVRVYHGPDNAFLKNHKPQKYYGFRDTLQKMGFRVDLVPIDILNYVVMEICNHEVFRCSTKNMRFNTEFHRDPVCQRAISAVLDASRKFERARRYLWFWTLLETQQLRTNKFGPQDAWLEKIDIDYEYTSETKCCDPRYIHKKNRKDF; from the exons atgTCATTTTTATACGTAAGAGTGTACCATGGGCCGGACAATGCATTCCTGAAGAATCATAAACCTCAAAAGTATTACGGGTTTCGAG ACACCCTTCAGAAAATGGGTTTTCGAGTTGACTTGGTCCCTATTGACATCCTCAACTATGTTGTGATGGAAATATGCAACCATGAA GTGTTTCGCTGCAGCACGAAAAATATGAGGTTTAACACCGAATTCCACAGAGACCCAGTCTGTCAAAGAGCAATATCTGCTGTGTTGGATGCGTCCAGAAAATTTGAACGCGCTCGTAGATATCTCTGGTTTTGGACCCTCCTGGAAACTCAGCAGCTCAGGACGAACAAATTTGGCCCACAGGACGCCTGGCTAGAGAAAATAGATATAGACTATGAATACACCTCGGAAACAAAATGTTGCGACCCGcgttacatacataaaaaaaataggaaagaTTTTTAG